The following are encoded in a window of Oncorhynchus mykiss isolate Arlee chromosome 11, USDA_OmykA_1.1, whole genome shotgun sequence genomic DNA:
- the LOC110536303 gene encoding elongation of very long chain fatty acids protein 7 isoform X1: MEFRDLTTRVGLWYGNFMNNADPRTEDWFLMSSPLPQTVVIVAYIYFVTRLGPRLMEKRKAFHLKEVLIIYNFSVVALSLYMCYEYVMSGWGTGYTFHCDLVDYSDSPQAVRMARTCWLYYFSKFIEMLDTIFFVLRKKNSQITFLHVYHHSIMPFTWWFGVRFAAGGQGTFHALLNCVVHVIMYSYYGLSALGPAYQKYLWWKKYLTTIQLIQFVIVTTHIWQYFFMKDCPYQFPIFIYIIGLYGLVFLLLFLNFWYHAYTKGKRLPKVLQAKTWAHPYNKTNGQYNSEITNGNGFHHDKNK, from the exons ATGGAGTTCAGGGATCTAACGACCAGGGTCGGACTCTGGTATGGGAACTTCATGAATAATGCAG ACCCCAGGACAGAAGACTGGTTTCTCATGTCATCGCCGCTCCCCCAGACCGTAGTAATCGTGGCGTACATCTACTTTGTGACGCGGCTGGGGCCCAGGCTCATGGAGAAACGCAAGGCCTTCCACCTCAAAGAAGTTCTCATCATCTACAACTTCAGCGTCGTTGCCTTGTCCCTCTACATGTGCTATGAG TATGTGATGTCGGGCTGGGGGACGGGCTACACGTTCCACTGTGACCTAGTGGACTACTCGGACTCGCCGCAGGCAGTGAGG aTGGCAAGGACATGTTGGCTCTACTACTTCTCAAAGTTCATAGAGATGTTGGATACG ATCTTTTTTGTTCTGAGGAAGAAGAACAGCCAGATTACGTTCCTCCATGTCTACCATCACTCCATAATGCCCTTTACCTGGTGGTTTGGTGTCCGCTTCGCTGCAG GTGGCCAGGGGACGTTCCATGCCCTGTTGAACTGTGTGGTCCATGTCATCATGTACTCTTACTACGGCCTGTCTGCCCTGGGCCCCGCCTACCAGAAGTACCTCTGGTGGAAGAAGTATCTCACCACCATTCAGCTG ATCCAGTTTGTGATCGTGACCACCCACATCTGGCAGTATTTCTTCATGAAGGACTGTCCCTACCAGTTCCCCATCTTCATCTACATAATAGGCCTCTACGGCCtggtctttctcctcctcttcctcaactTCTGGTACCACGCCTACACCAAGGGCAAGAGGCTGCCCAAAGTCCTTCAAGCCAAAACTTGGGCCCACCCCTACAATAAAACTAATGGCCAATACAATAGTGAAATAACCAACGGGAATGGTTTCCATCACGACAAGAATAAGTGA
- the LOC110536303 gene encoding elongation of very long chain fatty acids protein 7 isoform X2: MQYVMSGWGTGYTFHCDLVDYSDSPQAVRMARTCWLYYFSKFIEMLDTIFFVLRKKNSQITFLHVYHHSIMPFTWWFGVRFAAGGQGTFHALLNCVVHVIMYSYYGLSALGPAYQKYLWWKKYLTTIQLIQFVIVTTHIWQYFFMKDCPYQFPIFIYIIGLYGLVFLLLFLNFWYHAYTKGKRLPKVLQAKTWAHPYNKTNGQYNSEITNGNGFHHDKNK, from the exons ATGCAG TATGTGATGTCGGGCTGGGGGACGGGCTACACGTTCCACTGTGACCTAGTGGACTACTCGGACTCGCCGCAGGCAGTGAGG aTGGCAAGGACATGTTGGCTCTACTACTTCTCAAAGTTCATAGAGATGTTGGATACG ATCTTTTTTGTTCTGAGGAAGAAGAACAGCCAGATTACGTTCCTCCATGTCTACCATCACTCCATAATGCCCTTTACCTGGTGGTTTGGTGTCCGCTTCGCTGCAG GTGGCCAGGGGACGTTCCATGCCCTGTTGAACTGTGTGGTCCATGTCATCATGTACTCTTACTACGGCCTGTCTGCCCTGGGCCCCGCCTACCAGAAGTACCTCTGGTGGAAGAAGTATCTCACCACCATTCAGCTG ATCCAGTTTGTGATCGTGACCACCCACATCTGGCAGTATTTCTTCATGAAGGACTGTCCCTACCAGTTCCCCATCTTCATCTACATAATAGGCCTCTACGGCCtggtctttctcctcctcttcctcaactTCTGGTACCACGCCTACACCAAGGGCAAGAGGCTGCCCAAAGTCCTTCAAGCCAAAACTTGGGCCCACCCCTACAATAAAACTAATGGCCAATACAATAGTGAAATAACCAACGGGAATGGTTTCCATCACGACAAGAATAAGTGA